The Enterococcus sp. 7F3_DIV0205 genome has a window encoding:
- a CDS encoding class II fructose-bisphosphate aldolase, with amino-acid sequence MLVTSKELFNRAQKEQFAIPAANFFDLDSARSYVNVAERMNKPLILAFAQAHMDMMSLEEAALIGNYLAKKAQVPVVLHLDHGQDEKIIKQAIELGFSSVMIDASLDSFAENVRRSKVISDYAHERGVVVEAEIGFVGSGLNYENHDHSDSVYTEVTDAVRFVEETNVDSLAVSIGTAHGFYKGTPKISFDRLAELREAIKTPLVLHGGSSSGDENLHRCATEGISKINIFTDFITAAMKTIERESPTDYVRLKKLANQAMENTLEHCYTLFATK; translated from the coding sequence TTGTTAGTTACATCTAAAGAATTATTTAATAGGGCGCAAAAAGAACAATTTGCTATTCCTGCTGCTAATTTCTTTGACTTAGATTCAGCACGATCTTACGTAAACGTGGCTGAACGAATGAATAAACCGTTGATTTTAGCTTTTGCACAAGCGCATATGGATATGATGTCGCTGGAAGAAGCGGCCTTGATCGGAAATTATTTAGCAAAAAAAGCGCAAGTGCCAGTGGTCTTACATTTAGATCATGGACAAGATGAAAAGATTATTAAACAAGCAATAGAATTAGGCTTTTCATCTGTCATGATCGATGCGTCTCTTGATTCATTTGCAGAGAATGTTCGGCGGTCCAAGGTGATTTCAGACTATGCTCATGAAAGAGGAGTAGTTGTTGAAGCTGAAATTGGTTTTGTCGGTTCTGGTTTGAATTATGAAAATCATGATCACAGTGATTCCGTATATACGGAAGTAACAGATGCGGTGCGTTTTGTTGAAGAGACAAACGTAGATTCTTTAGCCGTTTCCATCGGAACAGCTCACGGTTTTTACAAGGGAACACCTAAAATAAGTTTTGACCGTTTAGCCGAACTTCGAGAGGCTATAAAAACACCCCTTGTATTACACGGAGGTTCTTCATCAGGTGACGAAAATTTACATCGATGTGCAACAGAGGGAATTAGTAAAATCAATATTTTTACTGATTTTATTACGGCTGCGATGAAAACGATCGAACGAGAATCTCCAACAGATTATGTTCGACTAAAAAAACTAGCCAATCAAGCGATGGAAAATACGTTGGAGCATTGTTATACACTATTTGCAACTAAATAA
- a CDS encoding PTS sugar transporter subunit IIB — MKKMLIMCGTGVATSTIVTNKVKDWLKEKGYENDVKLYQSKVADEMNRIDDYDIIVSTTVVPDKIKDKIIMGLPLLTGMGTEEMYQEIEAKIKE, encoded by the coding sequence ATGAAAAAAATGTTGATTATGTGTGGGACAGGTGTAGCTACGTCTACAATCGTAACAAACAAAGTGAAAGATTGGTTGAAAGAAAAGGGTTATGAAAATGATGTGAAATTATACCAATCAAAAGTCGCAGATGAGATGAATAGAATTGATGATTATGACATCATCGTTAGTACAACAGTCGTACCAGATAAAATCAAGGATAAAATAATCATGGGGTTACCGTTATTGACGGGAATGGGAACTGAGGAAATGTATCAAGAAATCGAAGCTAAAATCAAAGAATAG
- a CDS encoding PTS galactitol transporter subunit IIC → MLDALQWFVDLGAIVVLPILIFVFGMILGTKPAKAFTSALTVGVGFVGLNLVIDLLSSSLGPAAQAMVERFGLNLTTIDVGWPAAAAISYGTVLGSLAIPIGVLLNVALIILGLTKTLNVDIWNFWHGAFIASLVYALTGNFAIGIAATVVYMMMILLFGDILGPIVKKFYGFPNITFPHGTAAPGFIFAIPMNWLFDRIPGIKNWKADPETIQKRFGIFGDSTVMGFLIGLVIGLFAGYDVAGVGQLAVKTGAVMVLMPKMVALLMEGLTPISEAANEFVKKRFPGRELYIGMDAALSVGHPAVLSSSLLLVPITILLAVILPGNTTLPFGDLATIPFLVCLMAAVFAGNIVRTVIAGSIYMVSILYITSWVAPLVTMSAKAANFDLQGNSSITALAEGGLWTTWMYVGLTKLLSWGGLAIIGVVVLCGMIYVNKILPKKQAIK, encoded by the coding sequence ATGTTAGATGCATTACAGTGGTTTGTTGACTTGGGTGCCATCGTCGTTTTACCGATCTTGATTTTTGTATTTGGTATGATTCTCGGGACCAAACCGGCTAAAGCCTTTACATCTGCTTTGACGGTCGGCGTTGGGTTTGTAGGGTTAAATTTAGTGATTGATTTGTTGAGTAGTAGTTTAGGACCAGCAGCACAGGCTATGGTTGAGCGCTTTGGTTTGAATTTAACGACAATCGACGTAGGATGGCCAGCGGCTGCGGCAATTTCGTATGGAACGGTCTTAGGAAGTTTAGCAATTCCAATCGGCGTATTACTAAACGTAGCCTTGATTATTTTAGGGTTAACGAAGACCTTAAACGTGGATATTTGGAATTTCTGGCATGGTGCGTTTATTGCGTCGTTAGTCTATGCTTTAACTGGTAATTTTGCGATTGGAATCGCAGCAACTGTGGTTTATATGATGATGATTTTGTTGTTCGGTGATATTTTAGGACCAATCGTGAAAAAATTCTATGGTTTCCCTAATATTACATTTCCTCATGGGACTGCGGCTCCCGGCTTCATTTTTGCAATACCAATGAATTGGCTGTTTGACCGTATTCCTGGAATAAAAAATTGGAAAGCAGATCCTGAAACGATCCAAAAACGCTTTGGTATTTTCGGTGATTCAACTGTGATGGGCTTTCTGATTGGGTTAGTGATTGGGCTCTTTGCAGGATATGATGTTGCAGGCGTTGGTCAATTAGCAGTGAAAACTGGCGCAGTGATGGTTTTGATGCCGAAGATGGTTGCACTTTTAATGGAAGGATTGACACCAATTTCAGAAGCAGCGAATGAATTTGTGAAGAAACGTTTTCCTGGAAGAGAATTATATATTGGGATGGATGCAGCATTATCAGTAGGACATCCAGCCGTTCTATCATCTTCTCTATTATTAGTTCCAATTACAATTTTATTAGCTGTTATTTTACCAGGAAATACAACCTTACCGTTTGGAGATCTTGCAACGATTCCTTTCTTAGTTTGTTTAATGGCCGCAGTTTTTGCTGGAAATATCGTTCGAACAGTTATCGCAGGTTCAATTTATATGGTCAGCATTCTTTATATCACTTCTTGGGTCGCACCATTAGTGACGATGTCAGCCAAGGCAGCGAACTTTGACTTACAAGGGAATTCAAGTATTACGGCACTAGCTGAGGGTGGTTTATGGACGACATGGATGTATGTTGGCTTGACAAAACTATTGAGCTGGGGTGGGTTAGCCATCATAGGCGTAGTTGTTTTATGCGGAATGATCTATGTGAATAAAATTTTACCCAAAAAACAAGCAATTAAATAA
- a CDS encoding PTS sugar transporter subunit IIA, with the protein MYFNSEIAEFQVEVKDRNEAFRRLTKQLREKQFITDSFLEHIIEREERFPTGLPVTNIGVAIPHTDSEYVKKSQIAFMSLKEPISFFEMGTSDKPVAVHMIFMLALKEPHEQLEMLQKLIEMIQNPETMENLYRCQTKSEFIEIIHHVGLA; encoded by the coding sequence ATGTATTTTAATAGTGAGATTGCTGAATTTCAGGTAGAAGTTAAAGATAGAAATGAAGCATTTCGACGCTTAACGAAACAATTAAGAGAAAAACAGTTTATCACAGATAGCTTTCTCGAACATATTATTGAAAGAGAAGAACGTTTTCCTACAGGACTTCCTGTTACGAATATTGGCGTCGCAATTCCGCACACGGATAGTGAGTATGTAAAAAAATCACAAATTGCCTTTATGTCTTTAAAAGAACCGATCTCATTTTTTGAAATGGGAACCTCAGATAAGCCAGTAGCTGTTCATATGATTTTTATGCTGGCGTTGAAAGAACCACATGAACAATTGGAAATGTTACAGAAGCTGATTGAGATGATTCAAAATCCAGAAACAATGGAAAATTTATATCGTTGCCAAACCAAATCAGAATTTATTGAAATTATTCATCATGTTGGCTTAGCTTAA
- a CDS encoding BglG family transcription antiterminator: MEKRTKRENELIRLLLHQNEYQATNYFSEKLSVSSKTTYTDLKNIETYLNENGLTIDRVPRKGIYLIGSKEMKERLKGMVQQDRVLVLEDEEYSPAYRQLIMISSILLYGEKITYDDYAKQFLVSKQSIKKDMDEVLHYLKKTELLELNERRINALEKETVIQKVYKKYLVRYSKKYHPHVEKSPRGSLNFLAEIIEPKILEIVNDFIEKIMIHTGKILNDYFVYSLKLSLIIFLTRLKAGHHVEKQNEFVFKDLQKMQLYMVALNFSDEINQELNCLFSKNDIQYVCSLLFAHSVVPGISDLPVDQKMNAVTNALINEMTHLLDIKVDQDEQLFQSLIAHIMPMLHRLKNDIYVRNPLKESIKKQYTTMFTLTQFASAVFEKYYSLFLNEDEVSFLTIHFQVAFEKIQSTKHVLIVCGNGLATSELIFNRIKQNLPASVIVEIVTEKQLLENPVDDIDLIIAAIPLEIEKIPVLHVSALPTAEEVAMIATYLSNISENEKTFTYSKENSTISLIPFIQKELIFLEQSFYRKEEVLAYLIQQYQTLGLVNDGFEESIIQREELGNTSIVSGVAIPHSAPDTVKETKLSFMTTKQPIQWGINQVRLIVTIAIAEKDMVIAKDLVSALYDRIDSKECVDQIIQSQSVEELMTCLKRREC; the protein is encoded by the coding sequence ATGGAAAAACGAACAAAACGAGAAAATGAGTTGATTCGTTTACTGCTGCATCAAAATGAATACCAAGCAACAAACTATTTCAGTGAAAAGCTCTCTGTATCAAGTAAGACGACGTATACTGACTTAAAGAATATTGAGACTTATCTTAATGAAAATGGGTTAACGATCGATCGCGTTCCAAGAAAAGGAATTTATTTAATTGGAAGCAAAGAAATGAAGGAACGTTTAAAAGGAATGGTCCAACAAGATCGTGTCCTTGTCCTAGAGGATGAGGAATATTCACCTGCTTATCGACAATTGATCATGATTTCATCGATTTTATTGTACGGTGAAAAAATAACATACGACGATTATGCAAAGCAATTTTTAGTCAGTAAACAATCGATCAAAAAAGATATGGATGAAGTGTTGCATTACTTAAAAAAGACAGAACTTCTTGAACTGAATGAGCGTAGAATCAATGCTTTAGAAAAAGAAACTGTGATTCAAAAGGTCTATAAGAAATATTTAGTACGCTACAGCAAAAAATATCATCCACATGTTGAAAAGAGTCCCAGAGGTAGTTTGAATTTTCTTGCTGAAATTATTGAACCAAAAATTCTTGAAATAGTGAATGATTTCATTGAGAAAATAATGATTCATACCGGTAAAATACTAAATGATTATTTTGTTTACTCTTTAAAATTGTCACTGATTATTTTTCTAACAAGGCTTAAAGCTGGACATCATGTGGAAAAGCAAAATGAATTTGTCTTTAAGGATTTACAGAAAATGCAACTTTATATGGTTGCTCTAAATTTTTCAGATGAAATCAATCAAGAGTTAAATTGTCTTTTTTCTAAGAATGATATCCAATATGTTTGTTCATTGTTATTCGCTCACAGTGTTGTACCAGGAATATCAGACTTACCGGTTGATCAAAAAATGAATGCTGTCACAAATGCCTTGATCAATGAAATGACACATTTACTTGATATAAAAGTCGATCAAGATGAACAACTATTTCAGTCATTGATTGCTCATATCATGCCAATGCTTCATAGATTAAAAAACGATATTTATGTAAGGAATCCGCTTAAAGAAAGTATCAAGAAGCAATATACTACAATGTTTACATTGACACAATTTGCTTCTGCCGTATTTGAAAAATACTATTCACTTTTTTTAAATGAAGATGAAGTATCATTTTTGACGATCCATTTTCAAGTAGCGTTTGAAAAAATTCAATCAACGAAACATGTTTTGATTGTATGTGGTAATGGATTAGCAACATCCGAATTGATTTTTAATCGTATCAAGCAAAATCTACCTGCAAGCGTTATTGTTGAAATTGTGACAGAAAAACAGCTACTAGAAAATCCAGTAGATGATATTGACTTGATCATTGCAGCAATTCCACTCGAAATAGAGAAAATTCCAGTTCTTCATGTTTCTGCTTTACCTACTGCAGAAGAAGTGGCAATGATTGCAACTTATTTATCCAACATTAGTGAAAATGAAAAAACGTTCACCTATTCAAAAGAAAATAGCACAATTTCTTTGATTCCATTTATTCAAAAAGAATTAATTTTCTTAGAACAGAGTTTTTATCGAAAAGAAGAAGTTTTGGCTTATTTAATTCAGCAATATCAAACGCTAGGATTGGTCAATGACGGTTTCGAAGAGTCGATAATTCAAAGGGAAGAACTAGGGAATACTAGTATTGTCAGTGGTGTAGCGATCCCGCACAGTGCACCAGATACAGTTAAAGAAACCAAATTATCTTTTATGACAACAAAACAACCTATTCAGTGGGGAATAAATCAGGTTCGACTGATCGTGACCATCGCAATTGCAGAAAAGGATATGGTCATAGCCAAAGATTTGGTTTCAGCTTTATATGACAGAATTGATTCAAAAGAGTGCGTGGATCAGATCATTCAAAGTCAAAGTGTGGAAGAACTAATGACTTGTTTAAAAAGGAGGGAATGTTGA
- a CDS encoding magnesium transporter CorA family protein, translating to MITEKKFGNKENIWININSDQIAIDSDLYKQYGIDSEIISYALDRNERARIEYDSELDAFILIYNVPQTKKNDNHYEAVPMTFLIKNNQLLTITNSENTYIIQYMEKYLQNNLDNSVFKFLFSSLFMITDKFFPVIEEMNRERNHINDMLKEKTTKKNLLALSDVETGVAYFISATKQNAVLLEQIKTNAIFQSLNEDEKEQWEDTLIEARQLVEMAQLTSQVLQQLSGTYNNILNNNLNDTMKILTVLSILLTIPTIVTGFFGMNMPLPLEHNILGWVIAIGISLIGWFGLSFILRLILK from the coding sequence ATGATCACAGAAAAAAAGTTTGGAAATAAAGAAAATATTTGGATCAATATCAATTCTGATCAGATTGCGATTGATTCTGATTTATATAAACAATATGGTATTGATAGTGAAATCATTTCGTATGCATTAGATAGAAATGAACGAGCTCGTATTGAGTATGACAGTGAACTGGATGCGTTCATTTTGATATATAATGTTCCACAAACTAAAAAAAACGACAATCATTATGAAGCTGTCCCAATGACATTTCTCATTAAAAACAACCAGTTATTAACAATAACAAACAGTGAAAACACCTATATTATTCAATATATGGAAAAATACTTACAAAATAATTTGGATAATTCAGTATTTAAATTTCTATTTTCAAGTTTATTTATGATTACCGATAAATTTTTTCCTGTGATAGAAGAAATGAACAGAGAACGAAATCATATTAATGATATGTTAAAAGAGAAAACGACTAAAAAGAATTTATTAGCGTTGTCAGATGTTGAGACCGGCGTTGCCTACTTTATCTCTGCTACAAAACAAAATGCTGTTTTACTAGAACAAATTAAAACAAATGCGATTTTTCAGTCACTAAACGAAGATGAGAAAGAACAATGGGAGGATACTTTGATTGAAGCCAGACAATTGGTAGAGATGGCTCAATTGACTTCTCAGGTTTTACAGCAATTATCAGGTACGTATAATAATATCTTAAATAATAATTTAAATGACACAATGAAAATTTTGACGGTGCTTTCTATTTTATTGACGATTCCAACGATCGTAACAGGTTTTTTCGGAATGAATATGCCTTTACCATTGGAACATAATATTTTAGGTTGGGTGATTGCAATCGGTATCAGTTTGATAGGGTGGTTTGGGTTATCATTTATTTTACGTCTGATTTTAAAATAA
- a CDS encoding MarR family winged helix-turn-helix transcriptional regulator encodes MSNQESLAEKIYQISILQQNYVLQRFKELQLNSLQARSISYIFHHQGSMQRELAEYLGKKQATVTNILKGLEKRNVVYRKIPKNNERQKNIFLTTDGEQVAHQVSLIFKELDEKICNGLTQEEQDMFQLNLTKVETKFFEN; translated from the coding sequence ATGTCTAATCAGGAGAGCCTAGCAGAAAAAATTTATCAGATAAGTATTTTGCAACAAAATTATGTACTTCAAAGATTCAAAGAATTACAATTAAATAGTTTACAAGCGCGCAGTATCAGCTATATATTTCATCATCAAGGATCAATGCAACGAGAGTTAGCAGAGTATTTAGGTAAAAAGCAGGCAACAGTTACGAATATCTTAAAAGGGTTAGAAAAACGAAATGTAGTCTATCGTAAAATCCCCAAAAACAATGAGCGACAGAAAAATATCTTTCTTACGACTGATGGTGAGCAAGTAGCACATCAAGTAAGTCTGATTTTTAAAGAGCTAGATGAAAAAATTTGTAATGGATTAACGCAAGAAGAACAAGACATGTTTCAACTGAATCTTACTAAAGTTGAAACGAAGTTTTTTGAAAATTAG
- a CDS encoding LacI family DNA-binding transcriptional regulator has product MVGIKEIAKKAGVSISTVSYALNGSSKVTEATRARIQAIAEELDYVPNMAARTLKRQQTNIIGVYLADYGGSFYGELLDGIKKGLEAQNYEMIVCSGNKSHLFIPERMIDGAIVLDWTFKNKEIEQYADRGHFLVILDRLITHKNVRKVLLDNKGGATLAIEKAVACDTKKLFLVSGPEKSYDGQERLNASMKELERFGIEYEIISGDFTEPSGYRAAKEIMEKEQGFPIDIFALNDEMAIGIYKYFKETSYEIGRDVRVIGFDNIDISAFVQPRLATISYSKHRWGMLAAEKIIQLITGEETEDDHIYTSYIEGDSFSDRNE; this is encoded by the coding sequence ATGGTAGGAATCAAAGAAATTGCAAAAAAAGCAGGGGTATCGATTTCAACTGTTTCTTATGCGTTAAATGGTAGTTCCAAAGTTACTGAAGCAACTCGAGCAAGAATTCAAGCGATTGCAGAGGAACTGGACTATGTTCCTAACATGGCTGCTCGTACCTTAAAAAGACAGCAAACCAATATAATCGGTGTATACCTTGCTGATTATGGAGGCAGCTTTTATGGTGAATTATTAGATGGAATCAAAAAAGGGTTAGAAGCCCAGAACTATGAAATGATCGTCTGCAGTGGGAATAAATCACACTTGTTCATTCCAGAACGAATGATCGATGGTGCAATTGTGTTAGATTGGACATTTAAAAATAAAGAAATCGAACAATATGCGGATCGAGGGCATTTTCTGGTCATTTTAGATCGTTTGATCACCCATAAAAATGTTCGGAAAGTTTTGTTAGATAATAAAGGCGGTGCTACGCTGGCGATTGAGAAGGCAGTTGCCTGTGATACGAAGAAATTATTTTTAGTATCAGGTCCTGAAAAGAGTTATGACGGTCAAGAGCGGCTAAATGCTAGTATGAAAGAACTAGAGCGATTTGGCATTGAGTATGAGATTATTTCAGGTGACTTTACAGAACCTTCAGGCTATCGTGCAGCAAAAGAAATCATGGAAAAAGAACAAGGTTTTCCTATAGATATCTTTGCACTGAATGATGAAATGGCTATTGGTATTTACAAATATTTTAAAGAAACGTCATACGAAATTGGGAGAGATGTTCGTGTGATTGGTTTTGATAACATTGATATCAGTGCCTTTGTTCAGCCGCGATTAGCGACGATTTCTTACTCTAAACATCGTTGGGGGATGCTGGCAGCTGAAAAAATTATTCAGTTGATTACGGGAGAAGAAACAGAAGATGATCATATTTATACAAGTTATATAGAAGGAGACTCATTTTCTGATCGCAATGAGTGA
- a CDS encoding GH36-type glycosyl hydrolase domain-containing protein: MAYQKRTIENGGTTVSFLETGDLYEIMHGNIMVNQLNGNPLDGSCNQIYLRVYNGAGIQSVPMIGSNSKSKFQISKEQASWNGTFLDVSYRVDFQIAKSGIWFWQVTVNGSGQTIDVIYGQDIGNATKGAVQSNEAYMSQYVDHHVAKGNDTITISSRQNQPQEGNFPVIEQGSLNPLVAFSTDGYQFFGRDYKETNQAVALTQEMLANEVYQYEFAYIALQTERFEMMDQEMVFVFYGAPIANQQSVIQQPLISKEVIKENYDSLKIENNAGQGKVSEKNIGDTITGETFSEKERNQLFPSQNLVETVDGQIASFFTDEYHHVVLKEKEVAMERAHGHILLSGTELDVKLPVLSTTVYMYGIFNSQIVLGNTSMNKLMSNSRNSLNVMKQSGQRIYIKQGDLWRLLTMPSAFEMGLNSATWYYKLENDIITVRTFTLCDTREVITEIKSQQKRHYTFAVTNHLVMNADEEEPAYTINKVKDLVTVKASTDSVIHQEYPELTYYFSLDKSFELTDESLFLPNESSERLAVFVIEEQSAFSMQIQGTLTGEAYDVVDTTYQSENDQFLTFVNDLLNHFKLAHATEEVETMNVLARWYTHNMLVHYLSPHGLEQYGGAAWGTRDVSQGPTEFFFAVNRPEVVRSIIQNVYANQFENDGNWPQWFMFDRYEKQKADESHGDVIVWPMKIVADYLAKTKDFGILDEEIAYTDRSTFLKTKDRYRLFDHVKKEVQFIEDNFLEGTYLSCYSDGDWDDTLQPYDNKLKKYMASSWTVALTYQVVKKLADLLKEVDVEYGEHLYELALNIKKDFETYILSSETIPGFVYMEDTEHVEFMIHPTDKKTGIQYRLLPMTRSMIAELLTTEQVEHHYAIIKEHLEFPDGVRLMNRPAVYRGGVSTNFKRAEQSANFGREIGLQYVHAHIRFTEAMAKLGKTDETWQALHRINPIQLKNHVKNAEIRQANAYFSSSDGDFKTRYDAQENFGKLKTGQVGVKGGWRIYSSGPGIYMNQLLTNVLGIREDRENVIFDPVLPDSLNGLKMTYQLAGKDVQIIFHLTGQKEFILVNGTELSVKREQNPYRQGGLVVSLADFTTLLDKQENQIDIFC; the protein is encoded by the coding sequence ATGGCGTATCAAAAACGAACGATTGAAAATGGTGGAACAACGGTCTCGTTTTTAGAAACTGGAGATCTTTACGAAATAATGCATGGAAATATTATGGTCAATCAACTGAACGGAAATCCATTGGATGGTAGCTGTAACCAGATTTATCTTAGAGTTTATAATGGAGCTGGTATTCAGTCAGTGCCAATGATTGGGTCTAACTCAAAGAGTAAATTTCAAATATCAAAAGAACAAGCTTCATGGAACGGCACATTTTTAGATGTTTCTTATCGCGTTGATTTCCAAATTGCTAAATCAGGCATTTGGTTTTGGCAGGTAACAGTGAATGGATCTGGACAAACAATCGATGTCATCTATGGACAAGACATTGGCAACGCGACAAAAGGAGCTGTTCAATCGAATGAAGCCTACATGTCACAATATGTGGACCATCATGTTGCAAAAGGAAATGATACTATTACGATTTCGTCTCGACAAAATCAACCACAAGAAGGAAACTTCCCAGTAATCGAACAAGGAAGCCTGAATCCACTAGTCGCTTTTTCAACAGATGGGTATCAATTTTTTGGACGTGATTATAAAGAAACAAATCAGGCTGTTGCTTTGACACAAGAAATGCTAGCGAATGAAGTGTATCAATATGAGTTTGCTTATATTGCGTTACAAACGGAACGCTTTGAAATGATGGATCAAGAGATGGTATTCGTATTTTATGGAGCGCCAATAGCAAATCAGCAATCGGTCATTCAACAACCACTTATTTCTAAAGAAGTTATCAAGGAAAATTATGACTCATTAAAAATAGAAAATAATGCTGGACAAGGAAAGGTTAGTGAGAAAAACATCGGTGATACTATCACAGGTGAGACATTTTCAGAAAAAGAGCGAAACCAATTATTTCCTAGTCAAAACCTAGTTGAAACAGTCGATGGGCAAATCGCTTCTTTCTTTACTGACGAGTATCATCATGTTGTTTTAAAAGAAAAAGAAGTTGCTATGGAGAGAGCACATGGGCACATTTTATTGAGTGGAACGGAACTTGATGTGAAGCTTCCAGTGCTTAGTACAACAGTCTATATGTACGGCATATTTAATTCTCAGATCGTTTTAGGCAATACCTCAATGAATAAGCTAATGAGTAATAGCCGTAATTCATTAAATGTCATGAAACAATCAGGGCAAAGGATCTACATCAAACAAGGAGATCTTTGGCGACTGTTAACAATGCCATCTGCTTTTGAAATGGGATTAAACTCTGCCACATGGTATTATAAATTAGAGAATGATATAATTACCGTGAGAACGTTTACGTTGTGTGATACAAGAGAAGTCATTACGGAAATAAAAAGTCAGCAAAAGAGACATTACACCTTCGCTGTAACGAATCACTTGGTGATGAATGCCGATGAAGAAGAGCCAGCTTATACGATAAACAAAGTAAAGGATTTGGTGACAGTAAAAGCGTCAACGGATTCTGTTATCCATCAAGAATACCCAGAACTAACCTACTACTTTTCTCTGGATAAATCTTTTGAATTGACGGATGAAAGTTTGTTTTTACCTAATGAATCATCGGAACGATTGGCTGTATTTGTGATTGAAGAGCAATCAGCGTTTTCTATGCAGATTCAAGGAACCTTGACAGGCGAAGCTTACGACGTGGTAGACACTACGTATCAATCAGAAAACGACCAATTCTTAACTTTTGTAAATGATTTATTGAATCATTTCAAGTTAGCCCATGCAACGGAAGAAGTCGAAACAATGAATGTCTTAGCTCGCTGGTATACTCATAATATGCTAGTCCATTATCTTTCACCACATGGATTGGAGCAATATGGCGGCGCTGCTTGGGGCACAAGGGATGTTTCACAAGGGCCAACAGAATTTTTCTTTGCGGTCAATCGCCCAGAAGTTGTGCGTTCTATCATTCAAAATGTCTATGCGAATCAGTTTGAAAATGATGGGAACTGGCCGCAATGGTTCATGTTTGACCGCTATGAAAAACAAAAAGCCGATGAAAGTCACGGGGATGTGATTGTTTGGCCGATGAAAATCGTTGCAGATTATTTAGCTAAGACAAAAGACTTTGGGATTTTGGATGAAGAAATTGCTTATACGGATCGTTCAACATTTTTAAAAACAAAAGACCGGTATCGTCTATTCGACCATGTAAAAAAAGAAGTTCAATTTATTGAGGACAATTTTTTAGAAGGAACATATCTTTCTTGTTATAGTGATGGTGATTGGGATGATACTCTACAACCGTATGACAATAAGTTGAAAAAATATATGGCAAGTAGTTGGACAGTTGCTTTGACGTATCAAGTAGTGAAAAAATTAGCAGATCTATTAAAAGAAGTTGATGTTGAATATGGCGAGCATTTATATGAACTAGCTCTAAATATCAAAAAGGATTTTGAAACCTATATTTTATCTTCTGAGACGATTCCTGGGTTTGTCTATATGGAAGATACAGAGCATGTAGAATTTATGATTCATCCAACCGACAAAAAAACGGGGATCCAGTATCGTTTACTACCTATGACACGGAGTATGATAGCTGAGCTGTTAACAACTGAACAAGTTGAGCATCATTATGCTATTATTAAAGAGCATTTAGAATTTCCCGATGGCGTTCGTTTGATGAATCGGCCTGCTGTTTATCGAGGCGGTGTAAGTACAAACTTTAAGCGTGCAGAACAATCAGCTAACTTTGGTCGTGAAATTGGGTTACAGTATGTCCATGCTCATATTCGTTTCACTGAAGCAATGGCAAAGTTAGGGAAGACAGATGAAACATGGCAAGCATTGCATCGAATCAATCCGATTCAACTAAAAAATCACGTGAAAAATGCGGAAATTCGACAAGCAAATGCCTATTTTAGTAGTTCTGATGGAGATTTTAAGACTCGCTATGATGCGCAAGAAAATTTTGGCAAACTAAAAACAGGGCAAGTTGGTGTCAAAGGTGGTTGGCGAATTTATTCCAGCGGACCGGGGATTTATATGAACCAGTTGTTGACAAATGTATTAGGTATTCGTGAAGATAGGGAGAATGTGATTTTTGATCCAGTATTGCCGGATAGTTTAAATGGTTTGAAAATGACCTATCAGTTAGCAGGAAAAGATGTACAAATCATATTCCATTTGACTGGTCAAAAAGAGTTCATTTTGGTAAATGGCACAGAGCTTTCGGTCAAGAGAGAGCAAAATCCATATCGTCAAGGCGGATTGGTCGTTTCGTTAGCTGACTTTACGACATTATTAGATAAGCAAGAGAACCAAATAGATATTTTTTGTTAG